The following are encoded in a window of Aromatoleum petrolei genomic DNA:
- the purE gene encoding 5-(carboxyamino)imidazole ribonucleotide mutase, which produces MSDKPLIGIIMGSNSDWPTMQAAAKILKEFGVPYEARVVSAHRTPDLMFAYADTARSRGLKAIIAGAGGAAHLPGMVAAKTTVPVLGVPVQSKALSGQDSLLSIVQMPKGIPVATFAIGEAGAANAGLFAVALLANEDAALAKKLEDFRARQTQAVLDMTLDEV; this is translated from the coding sequence ATGAGCGACAAGCCCCTGATCGGGATCATCATGGGATCCAATTCCGACTGGCCCACCATGCAGGCCGCGGCGAAGATCCTCAAGGAATTCGGTGTTCCCTACGAGGCGCGCGTCGTCTCGGCCCACCGTACCCCGGACCTGATGTTCGCCTACGCGGACACCGCCCGCAGCCGCGGGCTGAAGGCGATCATCGCCGGTGCCGGTGGTGCCGCGCACCTGCCGGGCATGGTCGCCGCGAAGACCACCGTGCCGGTGCTGGGCGTGCCGGTCCAGTCCAAGGCGCTGTCCGGCCAGGATTCGCTGCTCTCCATCGTGCAGATGCCGAAGGGCATCCCGGTGGCGACTTTTGCGATCGGCGAGGCCGGTGCCGCGAACGCGGGCCTCTTCGCCGTTGCGCTGCTCGCCAACGAGGACGCCGCGCTGGCGAAGAAGCTCGAGGATTTCCGCGCCCGCCAGACCCAGGCGGTGCTCGACATGACGCTCGACGAGGTCTGA
- a CDS encoding 5-(carboxyamino)imidazole ribonucleotide synthase produces the protein MILPPATLGMLGGGQLGRFFVSAAHEMGYKVWVLDPDPNSPAGLIADRHIAAAYDDYAALDEMAHGCAAVTTEFENVPATTLDYLAKFVPVHPSASAVAVCQNRVAEKTFLADNGLPHGPFAVIRCEENVRDADEALFPAVLKVARFGYDGKGQARVANREEALHAFHQFGGESCVLEKMLKLDSELSVVLARDEAGAVRCFPAGENSHRHGILDVTIMPARVEPMLAERARDVAQAIAERLDYVGTLGVEFFVCGGQLFVNEMAPRPHNSGHHTIDACVTSQYEQQVKALCGLPLGEPRAHSAAVMVNLLGELWYDENGDYREPDWSVLQAIPNLRIHLYAKHHARPGRKMGHFTVIGEDAAQVLATALQARAAIGIRDDGH, from the coding sequence GTGATCCTGCCTCCCGCAACATTGGGAATGCTCGGTGGCGGCCAACTCGGCCGCTTCTTCGTTTCTGCCGCCCATGAAATGGGCTACAAGGTCTGGGTGCTGGACCCGGATCCGAACAGCCCCGCCGGTCTGATCGCCGACCGCCACATCGCCGCCGCATACGACGACTACGCCGCGCTCGACGAGATGGCGCATGGCTGTGCGGCCGTCACGACGGAATTTGAAAACGTTCCCGCGACGACGCTCGACTACCTCGCCAAGTTCGTTCCCGTGCACCCGTCGGCAAGTGCCGTCGCCGTGTGCCAGAATCGTGTCGCCGAAAAGACGTTCCTCGCCGATAACGGCCTGCCGCACGGCCCCTTCGCGGTGATCCGCTGCGAGGAGAATGTGCGCGATGCGGACGAAGCGCTCTTCCCCGCGGTGCTCAAGGTCGCCCGCTTCGGCTACGACGGCAAGGGGCAGGCGCGCGTCGCCAACCGCGAGGAGGCGCTGCACGCCTTCCACCAGTTCGGCGGCGAATCCTGCGTGCTGGAGAAGATGCTCAAGCTCGACAGCGAACTGTCGGTCGTGCTTGCGCGCGACGAGGCTGGCGCGGTGCGCTGCTTCCCGGCCGGCGAGAACAGCCATCGCCACGGCATTCTCGACGTCACCATCATGCCGGCGCGCGTCGAACCGATGCTGGCCGAGCGCGCGCGCGACGTGGCGCAGGCCATCGCAGAGCGCCTCGACTACGTCGGCACACTGGGTGTCGAATTCTTCGTCTGCGGCGGCCAGCTCTTCGTGAACGAGATGGCGCCGCGCCCGCACAACAGCGGCCACCACACCATTGACGCCTGCGTCACCAGCCAGTACGAGCAGCAGGTCAAGGCCCTGTGCGGGTTGCCGCTCGGCGAGCCGCGCGCCCACAGCGCCGCCGTGATGGTGAACCTGCTCGGCGAGCTGTGGTACGACGAGAACGGCGACTACCGCGAACCCGACTGGTCGGTCCTGCAGGCGATCCCCAACCTGCGCATTCACCTGTATGCCAAGCACCACGCCCGGCCCGGTCGCAAGATGGGCCACTTCACCGTGATTGGCGAGGACGCGGCACAGGTTCTCGCCACCGCGCTGCAGGCTCGCGCGGCGATCGGCATCCGCGATGACGGGCACTGA
- a CDS encoding L-threonylcarbamoyladenylate synthase — protein MTGTDPAQQAGERDVRRAAELLRAGELVGMPTETVYGLAADALNVDAVGKIFSAKGRPSDHPLIVHLPDAAHLVRWARAIPKEAIALANAFWPGPLTLILEREEGVPDAVTGGQDTVGLRVPDHPVALALLRAFDSGIAAPSANRFGRISPTTAAHVREELGDKVALVLDGGPCQVGIESTILDLSRGMPVILRPGAISADDIARVIGRRPAVRTSHAEEGAAAAESDEPRVSGSLAAHYAPRTPLRLIPAARLVEEAATLAGEGSRVAVLARTCADPKDARLTWRNAPADPAGFAHELYANLRDLDACGADFIVVEAQPETPDWQAISDRLGRAAVGSGDGEAELDEHDET, from the coding sequence ATGACGGGCACTGATCCTGCGCAGCAGGCGGGCGAGCGCGATGTCCGGCGTGCGGCCGAGTTGCTGCGCGCCGGCGAGCTCGTCGGTATGCCGACCGAGACGGTGTACGGTCTTGCCGCCGACGCCCTGAACGTCGACGCCGTCGGCAAGATCTTCAGTGCCAAGGGCCGGCCGTCCGATCATCCGCTGATCGTCCATCTTCCCGACGCTGCGCACCTGGTGCGTTGGGCGCGAGCCATCCCGAAGGAAGCAATCGCCCTCGCGAATGCCTTCTGGCCCGGCCCGCTGACACTGATCCTCGAGCGCGAGGAGGGCGTACCTGATGCCGTCACCGGCGGGCAGGACACGGTCGGCCTGCGCGTGCCGGATCACCCCGTCGCGCTCGCGCTGCTGCGCGCATTCGACTCCGGCATCGCTGCCCCGTCCGCCAACCGTTTCGGTCGTATCAGCCCCACCACTGCCGCGCATGTGCGCGAGGAACTGGGTGACAAGGTCGCGCTGGTGCTCGACGGCGGCCCCTGCCAGGTTGGCATCGAATCGACCATCCTCGATCTTTCGCGCGGCATGCCCGTGATACTGCGCCCCGGCGCGATCTCCGCCGACGACATCGCCCGCGTCATCGGCCGCCGGCCGGCGGTGCGCACCTCGCATGCAGAGGAGGGCGCCGCTGCGGCCGAGTCCGACGAGCCGCGTGTTTCCGGCTCGCTCGCGGCCCACTATGCGCCGCGCACCCCGCTGCGACTCATCCCCGCCGCCCGCCTGGTCGAGGAAGCCGCTACGCTGGCAGGCGAGGGCAGCCGCGTTGCCGTCCTCGCACGCACGTGCGCGGACCCCAAGGATGCGCGCCTCACCTGGCGCAACGCCCCCGCCGACCCTGCCGGCTTTGCGCACGAACTCTACGCAAACCTGCGCGACCTCGATGCCTGCGGTGCGGATTTCATCGTCGTCGAGGCGCAGCCGGAAACCCCCGACTGGCAAGCGATCTCCGACCGCCTCGGCCGCGCAGCGGTGGGGTCCGGCGACGGAGAGGCTGAACTCGACGAACACGACGAAACCTGA
- a CDS encoding DUF4258 domain-containing protein has translation MQLSNHAVAQMQQRAISESMIDYLIEWGRKAYDHRGAVICYFDKSSRIQLLKHVGERRAKQLEHQLDAYVVVSTSGKVITVGHRYKRINRH, from the coding sequence ATGCAGCTCAGCAATCACGCGGTCGCCCAGATGCAGCAAAGGGCCATCTCCGAATCAATGATCGACTACCTAATCGAATGGGGACGCAAGGCGTACGACCACAGGGGCGCCGTCATCTGCTATTTCGACAAGTCGTCACGCATCCAATTGCTCAAGCACGTCGGCGAGCGGCGCGCCAAGCAGCTCGAGCACCAGCTAGACGCCTACGTCGTGGTGTCGACCAGTGGGAAGGTCATCACGGTGGGCCACCGCTACAAGCGTATCAACCGCCATTAG
- a CDS encoding TM0106 family RecB-like putative nuclease, producing the protein MQKPAGEIVLSASDLSFFAECAHRTWLDRLHLDHPMEKAEDDEQALLIQGKGYEHEERFFATLKEGASSCVEIDSDWSLERKLEATRAAILDGAQVIYQATLKRGNLMGHADFLVRSGRGSGGQWLYEVADTKLARSTKAKFLLQLCFYSDLLSDITGELPLHMHVELGNGKRESFKVSDYFHYYRSLLGRLLDYLAPYPDGTEVPYPSPCDHCDLCPWRERCAAKRIDDDHLSAVAGITRQQIARLEAADIRTVAALGALPASPTFPKIAPETLGKLHEQARLQIIEREMGSQVVELLPIEAGAVRGFARLPRPDDGDLFFDMEGDPMEEGGLEYLFGLYYFDAGKPVFKAFWAHTREEERLAFTEFIDFVMARRRAHPDMHLYHYAHYENAAIKRLMTSHGVRESAVDRLLREGRLVDLYKVVREGVRVSKDSYSIKAIEAFYSEKRTSDVKKATDSIVVYEQWRESKDPALLESIRKYNEEDCRSTRQLRDWLLSLRPDELPWFEAAATTASKQPARAKSDKTQEHEKLLEEFHERLVAHPENPDLDPELAKLIDSLLDFYRRAAKPQWWALFDRREAELEELIEEPEVIGGLYDPEYVGEGERCGTYRYRYPEQDFKVRSGDRAVRLDNLKEALVWKIDEDENTVELEFRLGDGELEPPSSMSVSIGAPVDTTTMQRAVFAFAESLVQGGSRYKAVRDYLQRRTPDIRGLEPGQPIVGTDAAPLAAAISAVERLDSSYLFIQGPPGTGKTYTGSLLIASLLKAGKRVAVSSNSHKAINNLLEAVDKRMEESGCSYFGIKKISKEEQAVESRFIANFDSDKAILEANPAPQLVGGTAWTLARPGFRDTFDYLFIDEAGQVSLANTIAMGMCAKNLILLGDQMQLGQPIQGSHPGRSGESALEYLLDGESTISADRGIFLGVTYRMHPDVCRFISDAIYDSRLLSADSTLQQRLVLDGSAHPALRPTGICYFPIAHEACSQRSEEEAAAVREIVESLLRQRYRDGQSREHAFSLENILVVAPYNMQVNLLKRVLPNGARVGTVDKFQGQEAEVVIVSMATSSAEYLPRNLDFLFSKNRINVAVSRAKCLSVVLFSPKLLNLRCKSPGEMALVNTFAYLRGEN; encoded by the coding sequence ATGCAAAAACCGGCTGGAGAAATCGTCCTATCGGCGAGCGACCTCTCCTTTTTCGCGGAATGCGCCCATCGGACCTGGCTTGATCGGTTGCATTTGGACCATCCGATGGAGAAGGCCGAGGATGATGAGCAAGCCCTGCTCATCCAGGGAAAGGGATACGAGCACGAGGAGCGGTTCTTCGCGACTCTAAAGGAAGGGGCGAGCTCCTGTGTCGAGATCGACTCCGACTGGTCGCTGGAAAGGAAGCTCGAAGCGACGCGGGCAGCCATCCTCGACGGCGCGCAAGTGATCTACCAAGCGACGCTCAAGCGGGGCAACCTGATGGGGCACGCGGACTTTCTCGTGCGATCCGGCCGGGGAAGCGGGGGGCAATGGCTGTACGAGGTCGCGGATACCAAGCTGGCCCGCTCGACCAAAGCCAAGTTCCTTCTCCAGCTCTGTTTTTATTCCGACCTGCTCTCGGATATCACCGGCGAACTGCCCCTCCACATGCACGTCGAACTGGGGAACGGAAAGCGGGAGAGCTTCAAGGTCAGCGACTATTTCCACTACTACCGCTCGCTGTTGGGCCGGCTGCTCGACTACCTCGCACCCTATCCCGACGGGACGGAAGTACCTTATCCGTCACCTTGCGATCACTGCGACTTGTGCCCCTGGCGGGAACGTTGCGCGGCCAAGCGGATCGATGACGACCACCTTTCCGCCGTCGCGGGAATCACTCGTCAGCAGATAGCCCGCCTCGAAGCCGCCGACATTCGTACCGTGGCCGCACTCGGGGCGCTCCCTGCCTCGCCGACCTTCCCCAAGATCGCGCCCGAGACCTTGGGGAAGTTACACGAACAAGCGCGTCTGCAGATCATTGAACGGGAGATGGGCAGCCAGGTTGTGGAGTTGCTTCCCATCGAAGCGGGAGCGGTTCGTGGATTCGCACGCCTTCCGAGGCCAGACGATGGAGACTTGTTCTTCGACATGGAAGGCGACCCCATGGAGGAAGGGGGCCTCGAATACCTGTTTGGCTTGTATTACTTCGATGCCGGGAAGCCCGTGTTCAAGGCGTTCTGGGCCCATACCCGCGAGGAAGAGCGGCTGGCTTTCACCGAGTTCATCGACTTCGTGATGGCCCGCAGGAGGGCGCATCCCGACATGCACTTGTACCACTACGCGCACTACGAGAACGCGGCAATCAAACGCCTGATGACTTCGCACGGGGTTCGCGAATCCGCCGTGGACCGGTTGCTCCGCGAGGGCCGGTTGGTGGACCTGTACAAGGTCGTGCGGGAAGGCGTCCGCGTGTCGAAAGACAGTTACTCGATCAAGGCGATCGAGGCGTTCTATTCCGAGAAGCGCACCTCTGACGTGAAGAAGGCGACCGATAGCATCGTCGTCTACGAACAGTGGCGAGAATCCAAAGATCCCGCGCTCCTCGAATCCATCCGCAAGTACAACGAGGAGGACTGCCGTTCGACCAGGCAACTGCGTGATTGGCTGCTGTCCTTGCGTCCCGACGAGCTGCCATGGTTCGAAGCGGCTGCCACCACAGCATCGAAGCAACCGGCACGTGCGAAGTCCGACAAGACACAGGAGCACGAGAAGCTCCTGGAGGAGTTCCACGAGCGTCTGGTTGCGCATCCCGAAAACCCAGATCTCGATCCGGAACTGGCTAAGCTGATCGACTCGCTCCTCGACTTCTACCGACGAGCAGCCAAGCCGCAGTGGTGGGCGCTATTCGACCGCCGAGAGGCGGAACTGGAAGAACTGATCGAGGAGCCGGAAGTGATCGGCGGCCTCTACGACCCTGAGTACGTTGGCGAAGGCGAGCGGTGCGGAACATACCGGTACCGCTATCCCGAGCAGGACTTCAAGGTGCGCTCCGGCGACCGAGCCGTTCGTCTCGACAACCTCAAAGAAGCCTTAGTCTGGAAAATCGACGAAGACGAGAATACGGTTGAACTTGAGTTTCGCTTGGGTGACGGGGAGCTTGAGCCTCCCTCGTCAATGTCGGTCTCGATCGGTGCACCGGTCGACACCACCACGATGCAACGCGCCGTATTCGCTTTCGCGGAGTCCCTCGTCCAAGGAGGGAGCCGTTACAAGGCGGTCCGGGATTACCTGCAGCGGCGAACGCCGGACATCCGCGGGCTAGAGCCAGGCCAGCCAATCGTCGGGACGGACGCGGCGCCCCTCGCCGCCGCCATATCCGCGGTCGAACGGCTCGATTCTTCCTACCTCTTCATCCAGGGGCCGCCGGGAACAGGCAAGACCTACACGGGATCGCTTCTGATCGCTTCGCTGCTGAAGGCCGGGAAGCGGGTGGCCGTCTCGTCCAACAGCCACAAGGCTATCAACAACCTTCTCGAGGCGGTCGACAAGCGGATGGAAGAGTCTGGGTGTTCCTACTTCGGGATCAAAAAGATATCGAAGGAGGAGCAGGCGGTCGAGAGCCGGTTCATCGCGAATTTCGATTCCGACAAAGCGATCCTCGAGGCGAACCCCGCGCCCCAACTTGTCGGGGGTACGGCCTGGACGCTCGCCAGGCCCGGTTTCAGGGATACGTTTGACTATCTGTTCATCGACGAGGCCGGTCAGGTTTCTCTGGCGAACACCATCGCGATGGGCATGTGCGCGAAGAACCTGATCCTGCTCGGGGACCAAATGCAGCTCGGGCAGCCGATTCAGGGCAGCCATCCCGGCAGGAGCGGGGAGTCGGCGTTGGAGTACCTCCTTGACGGAGAGTCCACAATTTCAGCGGACAGAGGAATATTCCTGGGGGTGACCTACCGGATGCATCCAGATGTCTGTAGGTTCATATCCGACGCGATCTATGACTCCCGTCTTCTATCGGCGGATTCGACGCTCCAGCAGCGGCTTGTCCTGGACGGTTCGGCTCACCCTGCCCTCCGTCCGACCGGGATCTGCTATTTCCCGATAGCGCACGAGGCGTGCTCGCAACGGAGCGAAGAAGAGGCCGCCGCCGTGCGGGAAATCGTTGAAAGTCTCCTCAGACAGCGGTATCGGGACGGCCAGAGTCGGGAGCATGCTTTCTCCCTCGAAAACATCTTGGTCGTGGCACCGTACAACATGCAGGTCAATCTGCTGAAACGGGTTCTGCCCAATGGCGCCCGGGTCGGCACGGTCGACAAGTTCCAAGGGCAGGAGGCAGAAGTGGTCATCGTATCGATGGCGACCTCAAGCGCAGAATACCTGCCGAGGAATCTGGATTTCCTGTTCAGTAAGAACCGGATCAACGTGGCCGTCTCCCGGGCGAAATGCCTCTCTGTCGTTCTTTTCAGCCCGAAACTCCTGAATCTACGCTGCAAGTCGCCCGGCGAAATGGCACTCGTGAACACCTTCGCCTACCTGAGAGGAGAGAACTGA
- a CDS encoding helix-turn-helix transcriptional regulator encodes MAQAARLRDIVAILEARKHPVPRDVLLNELDVSLATFKRDIEVLRDQFQAPITWLPGEAGRERGYVLEDKGWSSGKLGLPRAWFTSSEIHALLMIDTLASHIAPGLLTEHLQPLITRITLALSAADDTPEDIRSRIQILASAARRRDAAHFENVAQATVRRNCLEILYFTKSRNERNRRVVSPQRLIHYKENWYLVAWCHKAEGPRVFALDGVEEAKVLKEPAVEADKAAIDAMVGKDFGIYSGGDRKWAKLRFSALQARWVEAEVWHPEQTASVQEDGSLVLEVPYSDPRELLLDVLKFGPEAEVLEPPELREEVRSRLRRALSQYE; translated from the coding sequence GTGGCCCAAGCGGCACGCTTGCGCGACATTGTCGCCATCTTGGAAGCGAGAAAACATCCTGTGCCTCGCGATGTTTTACTGAACGAGTTGGATGTCTCGCTTGCGACGTTCAAACGCGACATAGAGGTGTTGAGGGACCAGTTCCAAGCGCCGATCACCTGGTTGCCCGGCGAGGCCGGACGCGAACGCGGGTACGTCCTGGAGGACAAAGGCTGGTCGTCGGGTAAGCTGGGATTGCCGAGGGCCTGGTTTACGTCGAGCGAGATCCACGCCCTCTTGATGATAGATACGCTGGCCAGCCACATCGCGCCCGGCTTGCTGACGGAACATCTGCAACCTCTCATCACGCGGATAACGCTGGCACTGAGCGCGGCGGACGACACGCCCGAGGATATCCGCTCACGCATCCAGATCCTGGCGTCGGCAGCCCGTCGGCGGGATGCGGCCCATTTCGAGAACGTGGCCCAGGCGACGGTGCGCAGGAACTGCCTGGAGATCCTCTACTTCACCAAGAGCCGGAACGAGCGTAATAGGCGGGTCGTCTCCCCGCAGCGCCTCATCCATTACAAGGAAAACTGGTACCTGGTCGCCTGGTGCCACAAGGCGGAAGGACCGAGGGTCTTTGCATTGGACGGCGTCGAGGAAGCGAAAGTGCTGAAGGAACCCGCGGTCGAGGCGGACAAGGCGGCAATCGACGCCATGGTCGGGAAGGACTTCGGGATCTATTCGGGCGGCGACCGAAAATGGGCGAAGTTGCGGTTCTCCGCGCTGCAAGCGCGGTGGGTCGAGGCCGAAGTCTGGCATCCGGAACAGACGGCTTCCGTCCAGGAGGACGGATCTCTGGTGCTCGAGGTGCCATACAGCGACCCGCGCGAACTCCTGCTCGACGTCCTCAAGTTCGGCCCCGAGGCGGAGGTGCTCGAACCACCCGAACTCCGGGAGGAAGTGCGCTCGCGCCTCCGCCGGGCCCTGTCGCAGTATGAATGA
- a CDS encoding HNH endonuclease produces the protein MDSWKASHGNFTIGANEYMDAWEIALNKINELVLAKRLKKSVPSKEGMCFFECDQGQFALEVPRRTRGVKGAKFWFSFPPSVPLGIEVEEKAPGDGRNNKLNTTPGSRMGESYACWNILVGNSKEKPRQTIEAILFGLSGSAESYVPDMEIEAGIQFSNEHDLENEKPESAKELTVSESDQKGLESDTVSLSTSEREAVVKVRFGQGAFRSSLLDIAGDVCWMSGIEGKELLIASHIQPWAHSEKNREARGCPDNGLLLSSLWDAAFDSGLVTFDEDWRVVSSPALSESAKKHLGLQEEKFLPKSFRNPRRAEYLAYHRAVVFKR, from the coding sequence ATGGATTCGTGGAAAGCGTCCCACGGAAATTTCACGATTGGAGCGAATGAATATATGGATGCTTGGGAAATTGCACTGAACAAAATAAACGAATTGGTTCTGGCAAAAAGGTTAAAGAAGTCCGTACCGTCGAAGGAGGGTATGTGCTTTTTCGAATGCGACCAGGGGCAATTCGCTTTGGAAGTGCCTCGCCGCACTAGAGGCGTAAAAGGAGCGAAATTTTGGTTCTCATTTCCACCGTCGGTACCCCTCGGCATCGAGGTCGAAGAAAAAGCCCCAGGTGATGGCAGGAATAACAAACTTAACACGACTCCTGGCTCGCGCATGGGCGAGTCCTACGCATGTTGGAACATATTAGTCGGCAATTCCAAGGAGAAACCACGCCAGACCATCGAAGCCATATTGTTCGGATTGAGCGGATCTGCGGAGTCATACGTGCCGGACATGGAGATCGAAGCCGGGATTCAATTTAGTAATGAACACGATCTCGAAAACGAGAAGCCAGAGTCAGCTAAAGAACTTACGGTCTCGGAAAGTGACCAGAAAGGACTGGAAAGCGATACGGTTAGCCTTAGCACGAGCGAACGGGAAGCCGTCGTCAAGGTTCGGTTTGGCCAGGGCGCCTTCCGATCTTCGCTCCTAGATATCGCTGGCGACGTCTGCTGGATGTCCGGTATCGAGGGGAAGGAACTGCTTATAGCCTCGCACATCCAGCCTTGGGCTCATTCCGAGAAGAATCGTGAAGCGAGAGGATGCCCCGACAACGGCCTACTGCTCTCATCACTTTGGGATGCAGCGTTCGACTCCGGACTGGTGACATTCGACGAGGATTGGCGGGTAGTTTCGTCCCCCGCGCTCAGCGAGTCCGCGAAAAAGCACCTTGGGCTTCAGGAAGAAAAGTTTCTTCCAAAGAGTTTCAGAAATCCTCGACGTG